The DNA region CGACGTTCGTCGACTTCCCCCGCGACGCGTACGTCCCGGTGCCCGGACAGGGCCGCACCAAGATCAACGCCTGCCTGGCGTCCGGGCCCGACAACTGCGTGCGCGCGGTCGAGCAGAACTTCGGTGTGGACGTCGACCACTACCTGCTGACCGACTTCCGGGGTCTGGCGTACGGCGTGGAGGGGATCGGCGGGGTCGAGATCGAGGTCGAACGTCGCCTGGTCGACCGTCAGGCGGAAGCCAACCTCCAGCCGGGCCGGCAGATCCTCGACGGGCGCCAGGCCCTTGCGTTCACCCGCGCCCGCAAGACCCGGCCCAACGGCGACTTCGGCCGAGCCGAGGCCCAGGCACGGCTGCTCGCTGCCGCGCACCGGCAGGTCGTCGCCGGCGGTGTCGGGGTGGCCCGCGCCGCGGAGGTGGCCGGTCTCGTGCAGCAGACGACCGTCACCGACGCACCCACGGCGACGCTGCTGCGGTACGGGTTCGCGGCGATGACGCTCCCGCCGGACAACGTCGCGATCGTGACCCTGCCGGGCAACGTCGGGAGCGCCGGCGGGGCCAGCGTGGTGTTCCTGCCCGACCGGGCGTACGCGCTGATCCGCGACGCAGCCGACGACGGGGTGATGGCCGGCCGGTAACGTCGCCCCGTGGTCGAGCACGCCGCGCTGCACGACCCTCGGGACGTCCTCGAGCTGGTCGCTGCGGCCCGCACCGCCAGCCAGGGTGGCTCCCCGCTGGTGCACCGCGAACGGCTCCCGCCCCGCCGCGGGGCCACCGTCGAGATCCCCGCCGACCTCGACCCGACGCTGCGCAGCCGACTGCAGCTGATCGGTGTCGCCCGCCTGTACCGCCACCAAGCCCAGGCCCGCGAGCTTCTCCGCGTCCATCGCCACGTGATCGTGGCCACCGGCACCGCCAGCGGGAAGACCCTCTGCTACCAGCTGCCGGTCCTCGAGACGCTGATCACCGACCCGACCGCCACAGCCCTGTACCTGGCCCCGACCAAGGCGCTGGCCCGCGACCAGCTCCGCTCGTTGCGGGCGTGGCGGCTGCCGCAGCTGCGCGCCGCCACGCTCGACGGCGACACGCCCCGCCCGGAGCGCGACGCGATCCGGCGCACGGCGAACTGGATCCTGACCAACCCGGACCTGCTGCACCACGGGGTGCTCCCCGACCACCGCCGTTGGGGTGACGTGCTGCACCGGCTGGCGTACGTGGTGGTCGACGAGTGTCACGTTGCCCGAGGGGTGTTCGGCGCCCACGTCGCGGTGATCCTGCGCCGGCTGCGCCGCCTGTGCGAGCGGTACGGCGCAACCCCGACGTTCGTGCTGGCGTCCGCAACGATCGGCAACGCCGCCGAGCACGCCGCCGTGCTCACCGGCCTGGCCGTGGAGGCGGTCGCCGACGACACGTCGCCGCGCGGGGCGATGGACATCGGCTTCTGGCAGCCACCCCTGATCGACGAGGACGCGGGCATCCGGCGGTCGACCGTCGGTGAGGCCGGGGAGGTCCTGGCGTCGCTCGTGGCCGCCGGGGTGCAGACGCTGGTGTTCGTCCGCAGCCGTCGCGCAGCGGAGGTCATCGCCGTGGTGGCCCGTGAACGGCTGGGCGACTCGCCGCTGGCCGACACGGTGGCCGCCTACCGCGCGGGGTACCTGCCGCAGGAGCGACGGGCGCTGGAGGATGCCCTGACCGCTGGGGACCTGCGCGGCGTGGCGGCCACCGAGGCGCTGGAGCTCGGCATCGACGTCGGCGGGTTGGACGCCGTGGTGCTGGCCGGCTACCCGGGGACCGCTGCGGCGTTCTGGCAGCGGCTGGGTCGGGCTGGGCGGTCGGGCCGGGAGGCGATCGG from Actinomycetota bacterium includes:
- a CDS encoding LCP family protein, whose product is MRRPARPTARTAAVVAATLAGLVLATAAVAAERFLRAPVDDGVITLLLLGADEGPYRGGTPLSARADAFHLLFVSPDRQHATFVDFPRDAYVPVPGQGRTKINACLASGPDNCVRAVEQNFGVDVDHYLLTDFRGLAYGVEGIGGVEIEVERRLVDRQAEANLQPGRQILDGRQALAFTRARKTRPNGDFGRAEAQARLLAAAHRQVVAGGVGVARAAEVAGLVQQTTVTDAPTATLLRYGFAAMTLPPDNVAIVTLPGNVGSAGGASVVFLPDRAYALIRDAADDGVMAGR
- a CDS encoding DEAD/DEAH box helicase, producing MVEHAALHDPRDVLELVAAARTASQGGSPLVHRERLPPRRGATVEIPADLDPTLRSRLQLIGVARLYRHQAQARELLRVHRHVIVATGTASGKTLCYQLPVLETLITDPTATALYLAPTKALARDQLRSLRAWRLPQLRAATLDGDTPRPERDAIRRTANWILTNPDLLHHGVLPDHRRWGDVLHRLAYVVVDECHVARGVFGAHVAVILRRLRRLCERYGATPTFVLASATIGNAAEHAAVLTGLAVEAVADDTSPRGAMDIGFWQPPLIDEDAGIRRSTVGEAGEVLASLVAAGVQTLVFVRSRRAAEVIAVVARERLGDSPLADTVAAYRAGYLPQERRALEDALTAGDLRGVAATEALELGIDVGGLDAVVLAGYPGTAAAFWQRLGRAGRSGREAIGVLVAEDDPLDQYLVAHPDQLLGRPPEDAIADPANPHVLGPHLRCACQEHPLDVEEARRWFGPSAPDLLAADADAGVLRERGGRYFWVGRRRAAAEVDLRSAGGPPVRIVDVASGELIGDVDAARAPRQVHPGAIYLHQGHIHEVTDLSLRRRVAAVRRAPHVRHTTRPRSTTDVAVIDEFDAADRGEIAVRLGRVRVTEQVTGYDVLDHATRRVIGRHDLDLPPTELITVAVWYAIPVHLLSAAGLAPAQLPGSLHAAEHAAIGLLPLIALCDRWDLGGLSTARHPDTGRPTVFVYDGYPGGAGLAERSFRRLGEHLAATRTAISGCACRAGCPSCVHSPKCGNGNEPLDKAGAVTVLDLVLTHGR